In the genome of Tursiops truncatus isolate mTurTru1 chromosome 21, mTurTru1.mat.Y, whole genome shotgun sequence, one region contains:
- the LOC141277529 gene encoding uncharacterized protein gives MGKRGAHVRVHGQGRAKPAQPQAPPSAPGSGGGVRGCPESRTAPFASPGRRGRSNARVQPGEGGTRGARLAKPVPAARGEDGRGEAAPAPPERQARLPYRLDPTRELLTAAGTREDEGTAQPRAPEGRPCRGTAWSGHAPAPTGARRRRRARPAPPTTAGRAACEALEEELRSESACCSEDPGLFHAVRQGRETESPAGCHTPPSTADRTKSGPVGHERPFLVRPGRAGHHHMDRWAGSEKALLGRKRSNLQCACMPGTKIIEQAISLGPWAAFPRGRTAHLKEVLS, from the exons ATGGGTAAGCGTGGGGCCCACGTGCGCGTTCACGGTCAGGGCCGGGCAAAGCCTGCGCAGCCTCAGGCTCCTCCGTCCGCCCCGGGGTCGGGGGGCGGGGTCAGAGGTTGTCCGGAAAGCCGGACGGCCCCCTTCGCGTCGCCGGGCCGCCGCGGTCGCTCCAACGCCCGCGTGCAACCCGGCGAAGGAGGGACACGCGGCGCGCGCCTGGCCAAGCCAGTCCCCGCGGCACGCGGCGAGGACGGCCGCGGTGAGGCGGCACCCGCCCCGCCAGAGCGACAGGCGCGCCTCCCTTACCGTCTCGACCCCACAAGGGAGCTGCTCACCGCAGCGGGCACCCGAGAGGACGAAGGCACCGCTCAGCCCCGGGCACCAGAGGGGCGACCGTGCAGGGGCACTGCCTGGAGCGGACACGCCCCCGCACCAACGGGGGCGCGCAGGCGGCGGcgggcccgccccgccccgcccaccaCCGCGGGGAGGGCCGCCTGCGAGGCACTTGAAGAGGAGTTGAGAAGCGAGAGTGCCTGCTGCTCAGAGGACCCCGGCCTCTTCCACGCCGTGAGGCAGGGGCGGGAGACCGAGAGTCCGGCCGGATGCCACACCCCGCCTTCCACGGCGGACAGGACGAAGAGCGGCCCTGTTGGCCATGAACGTCCGTTCCTCGTCCGGCCTGGGAGAGCAGGACATCACCATATGGATCGATGGGCAG GAAGTGAAAAAGCATTACTGGGCAGGAAGAGAAGCAACCTGCAATGTGCCTGTATGCCCGGAACTAAGATAATAG AGCAGGCAATTTCCCTTGGCCCTTGGGCAGCATTTCCAAGAGGCAGAACAGCTCATCTTAAAGAAGTCTTATCATAG